In the genome of Raphanus sativus cultivar WK10039 chromosome 9, ASM80110v3, whole genome shotgun sequence, the window TTACCTTTTTTCCCTTCTTAGGAGACTTGTTAACTCCTTTCATTCTTTGTTGAGGTTTCTTCTTGTGCCCTTTAGAGATCTCTCTTGGTGGAGCTTGTATTGTTGACTCACCAGATGGAATCCAAAACTTGATCCCTCTTACTGGTTTGATCGAATCTGAGTATTGGTGCTGCCACTTAGAAGTCAAATACCAATCAGACACCAAATTGTCGGTCTTGTATCTCTTCTTTTGATCCAAAACGACACGGAGTGCATGTCTGCAAGGAATCCCAGTCAAATCCCATCTCCTACAGCTACATGTCTTTGCTCTCATATCAACTGCATACCGTATTCCATCTTCAGAGACCTCGAACTCACCAGTAGGTCCAGGAATAGATTTACAATTCTTCCTGTATTTTGTCTCAAATGCTATCATCTTAGTAACCTTCAGGCTGAACTTTCCTTTGTAATCCTTGACTATCTTCTTCCTTAGATCAATACGCTTCATAGCTAATCGTCTCATTGTCTCTAGCATCTCCACCAATGGCATTGCACGTGCCTTCTCTAGTGTCCTATTGTAAGACTCGGAATTGTTGTTGAGAGCATCTTCAACAACATGGTGCAGTAGAAAAGTAAGCCCTGCTACAAGTCTCGGGTCTCCTGGCCATCAAATCTGCATAGACTTCTTTATCATACTCTTCTAACTCTTTCAAACTTGCTTTGTAGTCAGCTTCATTAGGACTTTCAACAATGCTCCAAAACAACTTTTTCAGCTGAGGCTTGTTAGGATGTAACTTCCTTATGTTCCCATAGATATGTCTCGCACACATTCTGGGTATAGtttaaacattatttaataTTCGTTATGTATAAAGAATTTAGTTTAGAGTATATATAatctttaatattaaaaatatatcaatatttaaaataattataaaatttatattttacgacatataaaatttattacaattataaaatttaagcaattgtattactaaaataaataacgCATCTCATGATTACAAAAAACTCTCTCTAGAGTGCGACGACGACGGCGATTCAAGagggatttagggttttcagATGAGAGCGCGATAGTGGGATCCGGGGATTGAGAAAGGAGATCGACACGTTAGAGGTTGGGAAAATACAAGGGTTCATAGGTTTTTAATCGGAGAGATTCCCTGAATCTCTATGGTAGGTTTCAGATTGACTGGAGTTGGGGAAAGGATCACAACAGGAAGCTGGATACGGCGGCATTTATGGTTGATACGATCTTGATTCTTACTATCAACTTGATGAGATCGGGTGGACATCAAGGTATGATACTGGGGATCTTATCTCTTACAAAATTGGGAAGTTGTCTGATTTGGTTCCATCGATACGCTTGGGAGATTCTCAATCAAGGGTTACAAAGCCATTTCTTTTCTGGATTTGATATGGTGGGGATTCGATTTGAAATATTAGGGATTGATAAGGATTCTTTAGGGGGTGATACTTTTGGAAACAGAGGACGCTATATAATAACTCTACTCGTGTGCTTGAGGAGTATCAGTTATCACGAGTTTTATTCTCATCATTTTCTTTGCAACAAAGGCTTAAAGGTTTTCTGGTTAACAATGACACAGGGTCAATTGTTGGGATCCATGGGTGAATCAAGGAATGGTGAAGGAACACGCAAGAGGCTGAAGATTTCAGTGCCTCATTTCGACAACTCCGCCTTGATCAAGTCCTTTTCTAGGATGCTGATTGGCAGATGTATGAATCCAGGAAAACAAGAGATGGAGGCTTTACTTACTAAGCTTCCCAAGATATGGAATCTGGAGGATAAGGTGGTCGGAACGAACTTGGGATTGGGAAAGTTCCAGTTTGAGTTCGAGAAGGAAGAAGATATTGAAGGGGTCCTCAAGCATCAACCATATCATTTTGATTATTGGATGATTGCTTTGGGGAAATGGCAACCTAAGAAGTCACTTCACTATCCATCGGAAATCCCTTTCTGGGTTCGAGTCTTGGGTGTGTCTAAGGAGTACAGAACAGTTCCGACATTTGAAAGCATCGGAGGTGCCATTGGAGAAGTGATTGAGGTCGACTTGGATCAAATGAGGGTTTTGGTAGTGGTGGACGCCTTTAAAGAGCTGTGTTTTGAGACGTCAGTGGATTTCAAAGGAGGTGAGTTTTATGACGGGGTGGAGGTGCCCATACTCTTACGATATGAGCGTCTGTTTGGATATTGTGAGAATTGTGGCAGCTTGTGTCACAATGAGGCGAACTGTCCAACGGGAAAGGGGGCTCAACAGAGCCAAGTGAAGCAAGCAGAGAACCGTGTAGGCAATGGAGTATGGCACGATGCGGGGACACACGATGAGAGAGCACGAAGCTACAAGGGTGTTGTCATTAATGGGAATGGAGGCTATCAAAACCGGGAGAGGGAGCCAAGGGATTATTATGGCAAAGGCAAAGGCAAAATGGTGGAGGAAGCTGGTTCACAGTGGGTAAGAGTTGCAGACAAAGGAGGCAAGAGAGGATCCGGTTATAAAGGGAATCACAGGGGAGAAGGCGAGACGATGCGACACAATACCGAGCGACGGGAGAATCAACGACCCCAAGACCAGACTAGTAATGGTTTAAGTCGTGCTGGAGAGCAACAGAAGCAAGTGCGTTTGCAAGAGGATACGAGGGAAGAGGGTGAAATCACGACTGTGGAGGATGATCACTTGATGCCTCCGTCGAAGAGCTTTCAAGCTCAGTTGGAGGAGACACATGCGTTAGGTACGGAGATGGTGTCGGATCCAATTGATGCAGAGAAAGGGATTCAACAATTACAAGGTTTAATGGCAAATCAGGCGACACTGGGGGACGAGGACGTGATGGATTGGGATGAGATTAGAGCGTCGTGCAAGGTACAAGGACTAGACTTGGATACCGCAGACGACCTCCCGGACCTTTCGGAAGAGGAGATAGCTGAGATGAATCTTCTACTGGAGCCAGAGGCCAAAGGGACTAAAACAGAGGAACTACAGGTGCAGGCTGAAGGCAAAGGGCATTTACTTGAGGAGGAAGCAAAGAAACAAGCTACCAAGAAGATACTTTTTAAGCCTCCAACGAATACTGCAGCGAGCAACAAGTTGCGTATTGCAAAGGCTTTAGCCTCTCCTCGTAAGAGAGCTCCGGCTAAATTAGGTACTCGAGCAGGGGAGAACAAGAATCCAATGGAGAGTCAGGTTGCCTCAAACCTACCTCCCGATACTCATAAGAACTAGTTTTATGGATCaagtttttttcaaattttacttattatttcAGGATGTGGTTTCTGTGGTGGGAGGTGGTTTAATAAGTTCTTTGAACAATAGTTGTTTGATTTGGATATCTCGTgagtttgttttgtgttttagGATGGTTACATCTTATGGATTTGTAGGCTCCTTTCTTGTTTATGTCTACATAATGAATAAACTGGTTTTTTTGGAGTTCTCGTTGGaatgtgattttattttgtctCTGCTCCGGATTTATAAACGGCTGCTAAGCAGAGTCCAGTATACTTTATCGGCCTTTAAGCTCGGTGAAAGTGTTTCTAATATGGAAAACGTCTGGTTCAAAATGGGTTATCATTATACTGGAGTAATATTTATTTGGCCACATTATTTGCTTTGGTCTTTCCGGGATTGTGTTACAAAACTCGTGGAGAGTGTACTATCTAAGATGTTAACTTTGGTCTCATTAAACCAAACTCATCACAGTCAATCGAGGAATTTTCTTAGAGCTTCGGTGTATACAAGCCCGAGACTCAATAAGATCCCCTTGGTTTTAAAAAAGATCCGATGCTTCTTAGTTATGGTCAAAAAGATGTCTAGGAGGGTGACAAAGAGGATAAGGCAAATATACATTCAGACGTGCAAGGTGTTTGGGTGGTGGCCTCATTTTATCGGATGTAATTTAGTATTTGATACTTTTGAATTCTTAATGCTTGTTGAATCATTTGAACCTTTTTAACATGAGAATTTAGTCTTCGGTCGGAGACTTTGGTCTGAGAATGGGATGTGGAACGGGGGACTACTTCACGATATTAAAACGGTAATGCATCTTGGGTGGATACAAGATAGTCTCGGTAGAAAACATATGATCATCAGCCTCTCATTGATCATAAGACAATGTCGACAATTAGATGAACATGTCGGGCCCATCAAGTCCAATTGTTAATGGCTCCAATGAGCgtgcttaaattttttttttatgaaggTACTCAGCTGGAATTGTAGAGGTATGGGAAGTAAGTGGACAATTAGTTATCTCCGGGAGATATGGCATCAATATAAaccagattttctttttttatcagaaACAAAGCAAGATTTTGCCTTTGTTCAAGGATTCCAATCGCATTTTGGATATGATAATATAATAACGGTAGACCCAAATGGAACAAGCGGAGGGCTAGCACTGTATTACAATAATGAGTATCAAGTAAATGTATTATACTCTAGTAATAGGATGATAGATGTCCAGGCGGAGGCTCtgggaaagaaaatatttatgacaTTTGTATATGGGGAGCCAGTTCAGAAACTGAGAGATCAAGTATGGGAGAGGCTAACTAGATATGGCATTGCACGAGACGATCCCTGGTTTATTATTGgaaatttaaatgaaatcacTGGGAACCATGAAAAAGAAGGCGGCCCGTTACGGAACTCAGACACTTttgtatcatttaataatatgatcCAAAATAGTGGATATTGGAATTCCAGGCGAAAGGAAACAAATTATCTTGGCAAGGAAGGAGGAAAGTAAACGGGAAAACGACAATGATTCGATGTCGTTTGGATAGAGCTTTAGCAAACGAAGAATGGCACACAATGTTTCCACAATCGTATACAGAATATTTGAAAATGGTGGGGTCGGACCATCGACCAATAGTGGCTTTCCTAGAGGACAAAGTTACCAGACGGAAGGGACAATTCAGATTTGACAAAAGATGGATAGGAAAGGATGGCTTTTTGGAATCCATTGCCAGAGGCTGGACAAAGGAAAGGAGGAATACAACTGGCAATGTGGGAGATGTCGTGTCAAAGATTACAAATTGTCGACATGAACTTTCAACTTGGCGTAAGAATAACCCACCATATGGAAAAGAGAAAATCGCAGAATTACAACAAGCGTTGGAGGAGGTACAGACCGATGATAATCGATCTCAAGAGGATATTTTGGAAGTGTCTCGGAAACTTCAAGAGGCTTATAAAGACGAAGAGGAATATTGGCAACAGAAAAGTAGGAATACATGGAATACGGCGGGAGATCGCatcacaaaattctttcatgcCTTGACAAAACAGCGAAGAACTCGTAATCGGCTGGTAGGGTTATATGATACAAATGGAAATTGGGTGGTTAAGGATGAAGGGATCGAGAAGGTTCCCGTGGATTATTTTGATGATCTTTTTACTACTACGTCGCCTAGCGAATTTGATGATTTTCTGGCTGAAATTAAACCAACCATATCTCAGCAAACGAATCAAAGGCTAATAAGGATAGCTACAGAGGAAGAGGTGCGGCAAGCTCTGTTCATGATGCATCCAGAAAAAGCGCCGGGCCCGGATGGAATGACGGCACTCTTTTTCCAACATTCATGGCATATTATCAAAAAGGATATAGTGGAAATGGTCAATAATTTCTTGACAACAGGAAAATTGGATGTGCGGCtaaatgttacaaatatttgCTTGATTCCTAAGACGGAAAGACCGACAAGGATGACAGAACTTAGGCCAATAAGTCTTTGTAATGtcagatataaaattatatcaaaagttCTGTGTCTAAGGCTAAAGGCTTGCCTACCGGCTCTGATTTCAGAAACACAGTCGGCGTTTGTGGCTGGGAGATTGATTTCGGATAACATCCTAATAGCACAAGAGATGTTTCATGGATTGAGGACAAATAAGGCCTGCAAAAATAAGTTTATGGCTAtaaaaacggatatgagtaaagctTATAATAGAGTGGAATGGAATTTTATTCAGGCTTTACTTCGGAAAATGGGGTTTGATTCCCATTGGATTCAGCTGATGATGGAATGTATAACTTCGGTTCAATACAGAGTTTTATTAAATGGACAACCACGAGGACAAATTATCCCAAATAGAGGTTTACGTCAAGGGGATCCTTTATCTCCATATTTGTTCATTATGTGCACTGAGGCCCTAATAGCAAATATCAAAAAGGCTGAGAATGAAAAACGGCTAACCGGAATAAAAGTGGCGAGGGCTTGTCCTCCAATCTCTCATTTTCTTTTCGCAGATGATAGTATCTTTTTCTGTAAAGCACATAAAGAGGAGTGCGAGACTATTTTGGTAATTCTTAAAGAATATGAAAAGGTTTCGGGATAGCAGATTAACTTCCAAAAATCGTCGATTCAATTTGGTCACACAATTGATGACGATACGCGTCAAGCACTTCGGGATATTATGGGAATTCAAAATTTGGGAGGGATGGGGAAATATTTGGGCATCCCAGAAAGCCTGGATGGCTCAAAAGTACAAGTTTTTGGATTTGTTCAGGAAAGCTTGAATAACAGGATCAATGGATGGACTTTTAGGTTTATTTCCAAAGGCGGAAAGGAAGTAATAATAAAATCAGTGGCAACGGCTCTACCCAATCATATTATATCCTGTTACAGAATCCCAAAAACAGTGGCGAAAAAGCTTACAAGTGCAGTAGCACAATTCTGGTGGAGCCCCAGTGGAAATACAAAAGGATTACActggaaatcatgggataagGTTTGCGTACATAAGGATGATGGAGGGCTAGGTTTTAGGGATTTTACGGATTTTAACACAGCTATGCTTGGTAAGCAGCTATGTAGATTAATAGAGAAACCCAACACTCTATTTTCTCGTGTCTTTAAAGGTCGATACTTCAGGAACGCTTCACCCCTGGAACTGATCAGATCGTACGCGTCCTCCTATCGGTGGCGTAGTATAatctctgctagatctctggttagcaaagaactaatcaaaagggtgggatcagGGACATCCatatcagtatggaatgatccgtggctcccaaccactcgcccgagaccagcaaataaaaaaacaaaatgttctcTTACCGGATCTTACGGTTGACTCCCTCATTGATGCAACAACACGAACTTGGAAATCACACACTCTTCAGGTGATAATGGACCCCGACGATGTTAAAATCGTAGAGAGTATACCTTTAAGTAGGATACCAACTATTGATCGGGATGGCtggcattttacaaaaaatggaaaatatacggttaaatcaggatacCAAGTAGAAAGAACATATCCTGATATAGAAAGAGGGACAGTAGAATTTGGACCCACGGTAACTGCTCTTAAAGCTAATTGTTGGAAAGTGCGCTGTCCATCCAAGATGAAGAATTTTCTATGGCAACTTCTGTCAGGATGTATAGCAGTTAAGAAAAATCTGAAGGCAAGGGGTATTAAAGGAGATATACGGTGTGATAGATGTGGAGCATCAGAAGAGTCcataaatcatgttttctttgaatGTCCACCGGCAGTCCAGGTCTAGGCGCTATCAATGATCCCAACGCATCCAGATCACTTCCCAGGACAATCTTTATTTGTgaatatggattatttattttggagggTTAAACCCACAATGGAGGAGCATCATTTTGCATGGATACTCTGGTATATATGGAAAGGACGGAATAGCaaagtttttagtaatttggacACGAAACCGAAGGAGACTCTTCGGCGAGCTATGACTGAATCTTTACTTTGGATGGAAGCTCAGCAGGAAATAGTTCAGCCTCAAAATCAGGCTCTACACACGTCTGATGGAGTATTACCGACTAGATCAGGACGATGGTGTTTcacggatggatcatggaaagcaGAGGATATTTTCTCTGGACAAGGATGGTACAGTACTTTAGAGGGCTTTGAAGGTTTATTGGGAGCTAGGAATACGAGGGCTAGTCAATCCCCGTTACATGCAGAAGTCGAAACTCTTATTTGGGCGATGGAGTGCATGAGGAATTTAAGGCAATATAACATtacatttgcaacggattgttctcaattggtgaagatggtttcggaaccagaggaatggccGGCATTTGCGAGTTACTTGGAGGACATCAAGAGTCTGAAGAGAAGTTTCAATAGCTCAGAGATTATTCATATACCACCGGACGCAAAACAACAAGGCGGATAGCTTAGCACGCAGTGTGTGGCAACAAATATCGTTTACTGTCCATATGGATACAGAGCgcccagtttggtttacagagtccacatgagtctgtaaaatggtcgacaaaaaaaataaaaataaataactcaccttaaaattagaaaaaattaataatatatactgAATATCGGATAAATCTAAGTATAATGTTATCGTTAGAATTtattaaatctatttatatatttattaattattttaaatttcctgataattataaatataaatgaattaataCAGAGTTGTAAACAATAGTATTATTAAAGTTAATACTTCTTAAAATTATGAAGAATATCATagacaaatatatttttcgaataataatataataaaataaatataaatataaattaattagtaGAGAATTTTAAACAATAGCattatgaaaattaatattcatCTATATGGAACAAGtttatttctcaaataatatatatatataagtttttttacGAGGCAAGATTTAGATATTGatccaaaacaaaaactatacTCGACCGGTTCTTGTTTGATAAACCAAATTGTGAGAAAAGAGGGAAAGAGAAGATAAATGCGGAAACAGAAACTCTGCTCAGATAGATTTTGATCAAACCAAACTCCCAGACGACGATGATGATTCAAGAAAAATATACGGGGAGATACCAAAATCTAAAGGTAGCAGAAGCCCTCTCGAATAATCATCTCTACCCATTTGCTTGCAATGAACTGAGCTCCATTATAGATCTGGGTTTCTCTCGTTTTCCAAAAGACCTCAAAGCTTTCATCTTTCGAGATTGTCTCTCCGCTTTTCGTCTTCTTCCAGAgtaagttttgaaatttgaaatccATCTCAATTGTTGCGGGTATTTAAGGCTCTACGATGCTCTCCCCTAATATATTGCTTCTAGGGTTGGTACTTCGACATctgtttatgaaaaaaaaattcataatcgAGCAAGTATATACCAAAGTTTGGAACTTTCAGCCGACCCTCAAGTAGAGGATGTAGTAGTCTAATGGTAATTGGATCGATGAGATTAGCTTAGATTATTTGCTTATTAATTTGCAAAAAgacatgtgttttgttttttaaaatgctGTGtctttataaaacataataaacacAAAACACTTGAGCAACTTTGCTTTGTCATGGATGATTCAGTCTTATAGTTCCTCTATGTGTTTTGTTGGAAAATCAACTCAAATTTGGGAACTTTCATAGATTCTTGCAGCCAACCACTAAGCAGAGGATTGAGACTAGTGTGTGTTTGGGAATGGTTTACCCTGATTCTTTGCAATTGCGTTTGAATTTCGCATTTTTATGTCAGTTTGAGAAAGAATTTTTGTTAGAAGTGTTAAAATGTTCTATTTTcttgaatataataaaatacgaTAGGTTGCTATTATAAGCGTAAAGGAAAGTTTGTAACACTCTTAGTGGTGAGTGACAATGAGAATACTCATCAAGAGCACCTTATTCTTATAGCAATAGTTTCGTAGATTCTTAGTTTATCTCGCTCTTTTATCAAATCTATCTTTCATCTCCTCAAATCCTATTAAGACTAATACTTCTAACGGTttctgtatatttttattatttctatttagCATGAACACATCAGCTGCGGTTTCAGCCGCCAACCTTCTCGTTAAGAGCGTGGAATCAGCATTTCCCAAACAGAAGAAGAACTTAGCCGTTGTAGAATTTAAGCAGGCAAAAGTAGCACTTAAGAGACGCAGTAAGAGCCATGAGGAACATATAGGTATTTGTTTTTCTAGATTATCTTTCTGGAAATCTCCTCTTTAATACCTCTTTTTCACCCAGATATGCCTTCACTTCCACAAGATATCCTTGTTCACATCTTCAGTTTCCTTGATGTATCTTCCTTACTCTCCTCATCTCAAGTCTCTCGGTACTACTACTACTTCCTCCTGTAGTATATTTCCACATTGTCGAgcctttttcttgttttttttacttatatgtTATGTTTGTAGCTCATGGAACCAAGCAACGTGTGAAGGCTCTATCTGGCGATCACTTTTTGATCTTCACTTCAATCACAAAGTATTTATTCATATTCATTCCGGTATTGACTGGAGAGAAGCCTTTAAGAACGAATATATCTGTAAGGGTTTTATCTTctctttcagaaaaaaaaaactctttctctATGTACAGTTTGTAAAGCATAATGTTTCCTTGCAGTGTCAAATTCATCAAAGATGTTAAGATCTGGTCGAGGATACTGCAGTTACTGTGACTCCATTGTTTGGCACGACAACTTGAGATGTCCGAAGAAACAATGTCGGTTGAAATCAGGCAAGAAGCCACTCGACCTCATGTTAATTCACCAGGTATAAGCTTGCTTTTTCTTCCTTCAAGAAACGTTTCTCGTGGTTCTTGTAGGGCAAGTTATCTATATGCTTTTGGGGGTTTTGTTTCTTCACAGGTTGTTAATTATTTACTGGGAACAACGAGTTCGTCTGATGAAAGTGATTCTGAGGATGAGGCGGCTGTTCGTGGATTATGGGCTTATCCTACGCTTCAGTAGTTTCGTAGCTTTGCCAAATTATCATGTCTCTGTGTAAATGATAGGTCCCAAAGACTTAAAGAACAAAAACACAAAGTTTACTGcaattttcttttctataatCTTCATTCACAATACATCGATGCTTATAAAATACAGAAGAAGACAAAGTAACTACCCATTGTCCCATGTCACTAGTGGAAAGACAAATCCATTAACTTAGGAACAATTATAATATCACTTCTCTTCTTACACTAAACCATTGGTTTACTTTGGTTAACCAGTTGATGCT includes:
- the LOC108824735 gene encoding uncharacterized protein LOC108824735, yielding MCARHIYGNIRKLHPNKPQLKKLFWSIVESPNEADYKARDPRLVAGLTFLLHHVVEDALNNNSESYNRTLEKARAMPLVEMLETMRRLAMKRIDLRKKIVKDYKGKFSLKVTKMIAFETKYRKNCKSIPGPTGEFEVSEDGIRYAVDMRAKTCSCRRWDLTGIPCRHALRVVLDQKKRYKTDNLVSDWYLTSKWQHQYSDSIKPVRGIKFWIPSGESTIQAPPREISKGHKKKPQQRMKGVNKSPKKGKKVTGHNRVMHCSRCGSTEHSCTNCSNDGVPCKPRPPKKQKTTTSHDEVAVDPGEGPSQT
- the LOC130500039 gene encoding uncharacterized protein LOC130500039 produces the protein MEEHHFAWILWYIWKGRNSKVFSNLDTKPKETLRRAMTESLLWMEAQQEIVQPQNQALHTSDGVLPTRSGRWCFTDGSWKAEDIFSGQGWYSTLEGFEGLLGARNTRASQSPLHAEVETLIWAMECMRNLRGMAGICELLGGHQESEEKFQ
- the LOC108825725 gene encoding F-box protein At5g52880, which gives rise to MMIQEKYTGRYQNLKVAEALSNNHLYPFACNELSSIIDLGFSRFPKDLKAFIFRDCLSAFRLLPDMNTSAAVSAANLLVKSVESAFPKQKKNLAVVEFKQAKVALKRRSKSHEEHIDMPSLPQDILVHIFSFLDVSSLLSSSQVSRSWNQATCEGSIWRSLFDLHFNHKVFIHIHSGIDWREAFKNEYILSNSSKMLRSGRGYCSYCDSIVWHDNLRCPKKQCRLKSGKKPLDLMLIHQVVNYLLGTTSSSDESDSEDEAAVRGLWAYPTLQ